One window of Diabrotica undecimpunctata isolate CICGRU chromosome 8, icDiaUnde3, whole genome shotgun sequence genomic DNA carries:
- the LOC140447707 gene encoding uncharacterized protein, with the protein MSSFKVEHLLVSELDYELKIRGINIEDLPNVDTKRKVLRGALKQEEGNRSFTQISAGSIPFEEQQQGISVTLDDLAQKIGEFRGTVHDSQYGRLTSRLAHISGRVHLLSCIDEDQHSFKRSVSVRILTLEGELDSRVNPIASSTPNAPINIVPSFSYSKPVQVHKWGITFSGQTQHIDVISFLERVECLRISRGVSEDDLFAASAELFTDSAFTWFMNNRGRLSCWSDLVQKLKSDFLPYSFQDDLLDEIKSRKQKPGESVTMFINNILGMCSKLDTPLSDSAKIKIILKGLLPFYHAQLALVDIHNIEDLTDKCKRIEETLSWSSHPPTSSRPTSGPSSTPYQFSNRSWHQKSSNMSVLNSNLSCWNCHEAGHTFYECGKPRTHIFCHGCGRDNTLKRNCHKCSGNEQTEARTLSVPPSTIPSGSTTTVVEGNVGQAGSSNSRSGPLSEKSSTKHKRHNKSNQGKK; encoded by the coding sequence ATGTCTTCATTTAAAGTAGAACATTTATTAGTTAGTGAGTTggattatgaactcaaaattaGGGGTATTAATATTGAGGATTTACCTAATGTTGATACAAAGCGCAAGGTCTTGCGTGGAGCCTTGAAACAGGAGGAGGGCAATAGGAGTTTTACTCAAATTTCTGCTGGATCGATTCCATTTGAAGAACAACAGCAAGGAATATCCGTGACTCTCGATGACTTAGCTCAGAAAATAGGCGAATTTAGAGGAACTGTGCATGACAGTCAGTATGGTCGACTAACTTCTCGCTTAGCACACATTTCAGGTCGTGTCCACTTGCTGAGTTGCATTGATGAGGATCAACACTCCTTCAAAAGGTCTGTCTCGGTTAGGATACTTACTTTGGAGGGTGAACTCGACTCTAGAGTTAACCCTATTGCTTCTTCCACTCCTAATGCTCCAATTAACATAGTCCCTAGTTTTTCATATTCCAAACCAGTTCAAGTGCATAAATGGGGTATTACATTTTCTGGTCAAACTCAACACATTGATGTTATTTCTTTTTTAGAGCGTGTTGAATGTCTAAGGATATCTAGAGGTGTTTCAGAGGATGATCTTTTCGCTGCTTCAGCTGAACTGTTCACAGATTCTGCATTTACGTGGTTTATGAATAATAGGGGTCGTTTGTCTTGTTGGTCTGATTTAGTGCAGAAGTTGAAGTCTGATTTTCTCCCCTATTCATTCCAGGATGATCTACTGGATGAGATCAAATCCCGTAAACAGAAACCTGGTGAATCAGTCAcgatgtttataaataatattttgggtatgtgtagtaAGTTAGATACTCCCTTATCTGACTCTGCAAAAATCAAAATCATTTTAAAAGGTTTGTTACCTTTCTATCATGCTCAGTTAGCCTTGGTGGATATCCACAACATTGAAGATTTGACTGACAAATGTAAGAGAATTGAAGAAACTCTGTCTTGGTCTTCACATCCTCCGACCTCATCTCGACCTACTTCAGGTCCTTCGTCCACTCCGTATCAATTTTCAAATCGATCATGGCATCAGAAATCTAGTAACATGTCGGTTTTAAATTCCAATTTATCATGTTGGAATTGCCATGAAGCTGGACACACATTTTATGAGTGTGGAAAACCAAGGACACATATATTTTGTCATGGTTGTGGAAGAGATAACACTCTCAAGAGGAATTGCcataagtgttcgggaaacgagcaGACCGAGGCTCGTACCCTGAGCGTTCCTCCGTCTACAATCCCATCAGGGAGCACAACCACCGTCGTGGAAGGAAATGTAGGTCAAGCAGGGTCCAGCAATTCAAGGTCAGGTCCCCTATCAGAGAAATCATCAACAAAGCACAAACGCCACAACAAGTCGAATCAAGGAAAAAAGTAA